Genomic window (Spirosoma sp. KCTC 42546):
TGAAAAAACTACTAATTCTCTTTGTCTGCATTCCATTAGTAGCTAGAACTGTAGTTGCCCAGAATTCCCCGGTTACCGTTGATATCTGTGTGTATGGTGGTTCATCGGCGGGAGTTATTGCAGCTTATACAGCGAAGAAAATGGGGAAATCTGTGATCCTGATTGAGCCCGGACGGCACCTGGGTGGCCTGACTACGGGCGGACTGGGCTATACAGACATTGGAAATAAATACGCCATTTCGGGTATTGCCCGGGATTACTACCGGCGGATCGGCAAGCACTACGGTAAGTTTGAACAGTGGATTTTTGAGCCCCATGTTGCGGAAGATCTGTTTAAAGATTACGTTAAACGGGCAGATGTTAACGTCTTGTATGCCTACCGACTCGTGTCGGCAACGAAGCAAAACGGATCGATTCAAAGCATAACCCTGGAGCCCTCGTCGGGGAGTGGAGGGAATCGGGTGATCAAGGCTAAAATGTTTCTCGACTGTACCTACGAAGGGGACCTGATGGCCAAGGCGGGCGTTAGCTATACCGTTGGCCGCGAAGACAACAAGCTGTACGGGGAAACCTACAACGGTGTTCAACTGCTCGACAAGCATCAATTTGCCGATGGGGTAGACCCCTATAAAATTCCCGGCAAACCCGAGAGCGGTTTATGCTGGGGTATTAGTCCGGCGGCTTTGCAGCCCATCGGTAGCGGAAATAAACAGGTTCAGACCTATAATTTCCGTATCTGTTTGACCAGCAATCCGGCCAACATGATCCCGATCACGAAGCCAGAAGGCTACGATTCAACCCACTATGAATTGTTGTTGCGGGCTATAGAGAAAAACCCCAAGCTGGCGTTTAACACCATCCTGAAGCCTGACTGGATGCCGAATCAGAAAACGGATATCAATAATAATGGCCCGTTTTCGACCGACATGATCGGCATGAATTATGACTTTCCCGAAGGCAGTTACCAGCGTAGGGCCGACATTCAGCGGCAGCATGAATTGTATAACAAAGGCTTACTCTATTTTATCGGCCATGATCCACGGATGCGCCCTGATATTCAGGTTGAAATGCGCAAACTAGGCTACCCTAAAGACGAATACACAGACAGCGGGAACTGGTCAACCCAAATGTATGTGCGGGAAGCCCGGCGTATGATTGGCTATTATGTGATGACCCAGGCCAACTGTCAGGGGCGCAACGTAGTGACAGACGGTGTGGGAATGGCTGCGTACACAATGGATTCACACAATTGCCAGCGGATCGTGATCGAGAAGAACGGACTAAAAATGGTTAAAAACGAGGGCGATGTTCAGGTAGGCGGTTTCCCTCCATATCCGATCTCATACCGATGCCTGATTCCGAAAGAAAACGAATGTAAAAACCTGCTCGTACCGGTTTGCCTCTCAGCCACGCATATTGCGTATGGATCTATCCGTATGGAACCCGTATTTATGGTACTGGCCCAGTCGTCGGCGGTGGCAGCGAGCATGGCCATTGATGGAAAAACATCGGTACAGGCCATTGATGTGAAGAAGCTCCAGGCGGAATTAAAAACCAACCCTTTGGCGGATGGCAGTACGCCTGAAATTCTG
Coding sequences:
- a CDS encoding FAD-dependent oxidoreductase; protein product: MKKLLILFVCIPLVARTVVAQNSPVTVDICVYGGSSAGVIAAYTAKKMGKSVILIEPGRHLGGLTTGGLGYTDIGNKYAISGIARDYYRRIGKHYGKFEQWIFEPHVAEDLFKDYVKRADVNVLYAYRLVSATKQNGSIQSITLEPSSGSGGNRVIKAKMFLDCTYEGDLMAKAGVSYTVGREDNKLYGETYNGVQLLDKHQFADGVDPYKIPGKPESGLCWGISPAALQPIGSGNKQVQTYNFRICLTSNPANMIPITKPEGYDSTHYELLLRAIEKNPKLAFNTILKPDWMPNQKTDINNNGPFSTDMIGMNYDFPEGSYQRRADIQRQHELYNKGLLYFIGHDPRMRPDIQVEMRKLGYPKDEYTDSGNWSTQMYVREARRMIGYYVMTQANCQGRNVVTDGVGMAAYTMDSHNCQRIVIEKNGLKMVKNEGDVQVGGFPPYPISYRCLIPKENECKNLLVPVCLSATHIAYGSIRMEPVFMVLAQSSAVAASMAIDGKTSVQAIDVKKLQAELKTNPLADGSTPEILVDNDDTAHTTRTGDWTRDNNPKGAYGPSYFTAKAADGEVKTVQFSPAVTKAGDYNIYIYFPKLMGASGKTTITVSDGKQRKDVTIREADIRVEGQTSGEWVPLGSFTLTPGQKSYVEVSTKEADGVVVADAVLFVPN